The Arachis ipaensis cultivar K30076 chromosome B07, Araip1.1, whole genome shotgun sequence genomic interval CACTTCAGAGCTAAAACTCACCGCCAAacccttctctcccttctctctctctgtcGCCATCTCTGTCCGAGCTCTCTCTGTCGCTGCTCCTCGCCGTGGGTTCGTTGCCGCTTCTCTGCTCCTCGCCGTGGGTTCGTTGCCGCTTCTCCCCTCCTCCCCGTGCGTCGTTTCTGCTTCTCCCCTCCTCTTCGTTTCTGCTTCTCCCCCCTCGCCGGCGTCGTTTCTGCTTCTCTGCCCCACATCGTGTCTCGCCGGCGTTGCTTCTCTTCCCGTGGAGTTTCTAGTCTCTGCTACAACCCTCTCAGGTCTCAAGTCTCTTCTTCTCTGCTGCAAGCCTTCAACCCTCTCAGGTCTCAAGTCTCAGTCTCTAATTCTCCCTGACTCTATAActctgaaatttgaaatttattctgaacatgcatatgatgtattattgatgattctgctgaattttgatatattaatgttttgaaattgagttgctaattGTACCTTCTTATTTCATGTTTTGTTACTATATGTTCGAAGTGActgaaaatattttcttaatCTTCTTGTTATAACATGATTAGGTTGTTCTAATGATTGAATGCTCCTATGATTAGTTCTATTTTGCACCTTTATCGATTGTAGTTTCATAAAATCCAAAAGCAAGTCATATTTTTGCATCGATGACTAGGCCTATTTTTTAGAAACAAATATTTGTGAGAGGAAAGTTTTTCTAATTAAATAAATatgtctttcttttctaaaaGTCATCTGCATAAAGTCAATACGAAAATAATATTAAAGGTTCCAAAATCCAAACCATTAACATAGTAGAGTTTATGCTGCagcattttcttttcctttcttgttgGGTTAAGCAAGCTTTTCTATtgatttttattgttattgttattgtcaaTAAATTACATCTATTTTGGATTACCTGTTTATGATGGAGATATTGGAACACTTGATGATGATTCTGATTTGTGATGAGTTGTGTCCTTGCTAAAAACAATCAAAACGCACCGTGACAAGCACATAATGTTCTACTAAGTACTATCAAAAGAAACATTAACAAACAAGTTGGCTCCTCTGCAAGCTCCCCTCTGCTCCTCTTGGAAGCTCTGCCCTCTCTCGCCGGTGGTCTGCTCTGCAACGGCGCAACCTGCACCGACTCCAAGTTGGAAAACCGTCACTGACTCTGTTTCTGCTTCTGCTGTAGgtcagttttttatttttttagttattctttttaatttttatactgGATTTTTGCTGTTTTAATGTATTGATGCTAATTGTATTTGTATGTACAACTGATTGATTTAATTCGTAATAGGTTTAGATGAATTGTATTTGTAATTTTATAGGTAATATTGCTGCTCATAGGTTCTGTGAATCAAGAGATTGGAATGGGAAGAATTTGTCAGAGATAGTGTTATTAGATAATAGGCGCTGtgattgattgattttttttttttttaaacagtgTTTTAAGATGCTTCTCACAAACTCCTTGGACATAATTTATGGATTGTTATGTTTGCACTTTTATTGTGTCAAATTAAGATCCTATTAAGCAAATCAACTTGGATTAGTCTATCGGTTAACTCACTAATTCGCTTAAGCAAGTATCGATTCGAATATCGTCTTGTACATGCAGGAACTCATTGGCGCGGCAAACCCTTAAACGGAGCACAAATCCGCGGCGAATTAGTTATTCGCCTATTGTAGTACTAACTAATTTGATGTCTATTTTTCTATTAGttattttattagttatttttagaaattgaGACTTGATTGTTGTTAAAGTGTTAATGAAGAcgtgtattttaaattttaattttgatgattttatatttttatttgagaCCGGTTCAACTTGTGATCCACTAGTTGAACTAATAACCTAGTGATCTAGTAGTCTAACCGGTTTGATTAttggttcggttctgacaactaggTTTGATATCACTCATACTTTCTTGGAATTCTGTTACTGAATTGACTTATACATCCCTAGGATTGTATTGGGATTGATTACCGGTAGGCATAGAATGGAGAAGGGCTTAAGTAGCATCACCACCAGCAGCAGCAAGGAAGGGTTACCTCTCACCCCTCATTCCAACTTCAAAACTGCTTCCACCGACGATGACCTCGCTCacatcctcttcaacatcaaatccTCCAAAACTTCCGTAACCACCCCTTTCCATTTCCCAACAATCTCTTTCCTTCATCTTTCTGCAATTTCTAATATGACATAtgtttgattattttttttttgcaggcTGTTATCAATTATGGCGCCTCTTGGTATGTTTATCTCTTCTCTGAATATGTTTGATTTATATTACTATACAAGTTATTAAGAATCGATATAATAATGGAAACTGATGTTAAGTGAACACAAAAGCAGGTAGCATCTTTTACCATTTAGGCTTACTTGATTGTTGTAACTTGTAAGGTGGTTGTGTGAAATTGAAATATAGAACAGGAGATTATGAATGATCTAGTTTCCTGGTTTTTCAGGTGCCGCGTGTGCAGTGAAATCCTCCCTGCATTCCATAGATTGAGCAATAATTTTCCAAAGCTCTCCTTCGTCTATGCAGATATTGATGAATGCCCAGAAACAACTCAACACATTCGATACACCCCTACTTTTCAATTTTTTCGAGATGGTGAAAAGGTAGATGAAATGTATGGTGCTGGAGAAGAGAGGCTGCGTGATCGCGTCTGGTTGCACTCTTGAGTACACTATACAATGTCATTTTTATTGTTAGAGTTAGGTGACATGCTTGCAATTTTCCAGTAGATGTAACATTGTGAATCATGAACAATTCAGTGAATATTCAGGCAAACCCAGTATCCAATGTTTCCATTTGAAACTACAACCATATAAACCGTCCTTTTTTGAGGTAAACAACttcataaattgataaaaaaaaaaaatatcacgtAGACAGCATTTTAAGTTTACACCAACTACACGAGATTGGCTGCAAAACAATCAACAGCAGAAATGGGAAAAGAATCGGTAACGGTTTAAGAAATTTGAAGTGgtaaaaccgaaaaaaaaaaagaggcagcTAATGCTGCAAACTCCTATTTTACTAACGTATCCGCCTAAGAAGCATATCTAACCCTCGTTCCTCATCAAACTGTGAAACGTAATCTTCAATAAGAGGTACGCATTGAAgctccttttattttcttgtttaccCAAAGTCTGAAAGATGGCTGCGATGATATCCAATGTAATCTGGCTATCTCATCAAGCCTTGGGCTTGAGCATCTTCACCGTCTCCCAAGTGAAATCAGGATCGTCACGTCTGAAATGTCCGTAAGCAGCAGTCTTCTGGTACCTGAAGTTGCCTCCTCTCATGAGGTCAAGATTGATGGCAATCATTCCTAGCTTGAAGTCAAAATTTTCCTTAATCAGAGCCAATATGTCCTTGTCTGGAATCTTTCCTGTTTTGTAGGTGTCTACAAAAACAGAGAGTGGCTCTGGTACTCCAATTGCATAAGAAACCTGCACAAGACAGCGTCGAGCAAGCCTGAAGCTACCACACTTTTCGCTGCTTGCCTAACAATGTATGCACCACTCCTATCGACCTTGGTTGGGTCCTTGCCGGAGAAGGCACCTCCACCATGAGCACCCCAACCACCATAGGTGTCAATGATGATCTTACGGCCAGTTAGTCCTGCATCTCCATGGGGTCCACCAATCACAAAACGACCAGAAGGGTTGAGGTGGAAGATAGTCTTGTCATCAAGGTATTTAGCTGGGATGACAGGTTTTATTACATGCTCCTTCAAATCGCTGGCTATCTTGTCATTGGTGACAAGGACAATGTGCACACGAATCGGGATCATGGCTCCATTATCATTCTTGTACTCAACAGTAACCTGAGTTTTTCCATCAGGTCTCACCCATGGGCATGTTTTGTTCTTTCTAACTTCAGTGAGCTTGGCACCAAGTTTAGTAGCAAGGACATGAGTAAGTGGCATTAGCTCAGGTGTTTCATCTGTGGCATAGCCAAACATGTGTCCTTGGTCACCAGCACCAATTTCCTCAGGCTTTTTAGTCATGTGACCATGAACTCCTTGGGCAATATCAGGGCTCTGTTGCTCAATGTTGACCAGAACTTTGCAGTTGTCAGCATCAAGACCAACATCAGCTGAAACGAACCCAATGCCTCTGCAAGTGTCTCGAACTATTTTCTCATAGTTCACATTTGCCTTGGTTGTGATCTCACCAAAGACCATAACCATGTTGGTTTTTGTACAGGTCTCACAGGCAACCTTGCTCTCCGGGTCTTGCTCTAAACAAGCATCAAGGATGGCATCCGAAACCTGGTCACAGATCTTGTCAGGGTGACCTTCATTTACAGATTCGGAGGTGAAGAGAAAGGTCTCCATATCTGACATTAAATAAGGAAAAAGGGTGTCAGGTGAGAAAAGATATGTTGAAATGTGTTTAATgaataatatataaaacaataaTCAAAGAGTAAACAATGTACATTCTAATGCATGAAATTAACAAATATCAAATTTCTGTAGCACCTTCAAATATGTTTTAATCGATTGATTAGTGCATAAGTTGTCAGCCATTATAGCTCCATGTAAAGCCATAATGATCGTAGATAACCTTTTGGCCAAATGTCTTTGCATATAATGAAGTTATGCAGTATAACAGTTCGTGAGTTAGTTAGGAGTTGCACTTGTACAGTTGATTTGTTGTTATATCTATCATACTTTATATACATCTCAGGTCAATGAAGATGAAATTAGATTTCATTATCACATTAAATCTGTGATGAAATCATTGAATCGTATGTAGATCTACGATGTGAAATGTTTACAACAGGAATCAAGCACTGCGTAATTTTAAGTAAAGTCGACACGTTGATTTATCGTTACTCTAATGATTCTAGGAAAGGTAGCGATAGTTTTGGCTTCTACTAGCTTGcaaatatttattttcaaaagCTACTTCGTTTCATGCCTAATAAAATAGATCAAAAACCGCACAaccgatctctcaattctctgaGCTTTCACTAGAGAATTACAATTTCACTTTATTATTACTTCATGCAAGCATAATCACCaagcaaataaaaaaaatcacaaacacaaaaaaaaagaaaggacaTATAGATCGAATGAGCTGCAGAAATCGAGAGCCACAAATATTTTATACCAGATCTTGATAACGATAATGCGGAGCAGATCCAAATGGATTTGGATAAAGGCAATAATAACAAACGAATAATTCCGCACAAGTCCAAACAAGAAGAACCAGAAGAACAACACATTCAATAATTTTAATGGGTTTTTTAAGCAAGATTAGAAAAATTCTCTTATTCCGACGCCATtttggtttatgaatttgaaaaaaaaaaaaaaaaacctaatttCCCAACGGCATCCCAAACCATCCGGTCATCCCCAACCTCAACTCACTATCTCCCAAGAATCACAGCTTCACTCACACACTCTCACCTCTCTATCTGACTCACACACTCTCCTCGCCGGCTCCTCCGCCTCGTCCCCACGCCGCCAGTGTTTGTTCGCCTCTGCCACCTCCGTCTCTGTCTTTCCGGCCGCTTGTTTGTGCCGTGCCTCACCTGTTCTGCCTCAGCCTTGTGCTCGTCTGCCTCTGCTGCCTCCGTCGTCATCGTGTTGGCTCCTCTGCAAGCTCCCCTCTGCTCCTCTTGGAAGCTCTGCCCTCTCTCGCCGGTGGTCTGCTCTGCAACGGCGCAACCTGCACCGACTCCAAGTTGGAAAACCGTCACTGACTCTGTTTCTGCTTCTGCTGTAGgtcagttttttatttttttagttattctttttaatttttatactgGATTTTTGCTGTTTTAATGTATTGATGCTAATTGTATTTGTTTTAGTTATGAACTTTGAtatttgaagttgtttgtgaatttttaatattaaatcatggataatttattttgtgaaattttgaattttattatgttcgaaattatttaatttatatgtttaaaatatatgtaggtttttaataattttatttaatatttaattaaatcggttgaaTTCTAGTCGAACCAGTAAACCATTGAACCAGCGAACCTTGgtggtttgatttaatttttgggTGTTTCCAATTCTTTGggttttattttgtatatgttTTCTAGCTTGATGTTTGCACCCGGTTTTATTTGTTGTTGAGTTGGCTCTAGGCTGTTCCTCCATTACTAATAGATTCTAATTGATAACAACTCAAAACACTACCACACTCATGTTTAGTCTTTTaattcataatacacaatttaAGTGATAGTAGCGGTTGCATCTATTAATCATTGCGAGTTTCTTATAAAAGGAAAATAATTTagcttttattattttaattaaattgtttGGAGTGATAGTTTTTGCTTCTAGAGTTAAATGTTGTAGTTTGAAGACCGGTAATCCAATATGCATGTATTAAATTGTGGTTAGAAATAGGCCCTATAGCAACCCCACTCTCCCAAGCCAAATCCCAAATTCAgcctgcctttcctttcctccccTCTATACGCGCCATGCGCACACCCACGTCTTAGCATGGCATTCCCTTTCTCTCCATGTCTGCCAAGTTAACAATACTTGGGGACCCACTCAATTTTTTCACTCTGATTCTGCTTAATTCCGAAACTGTTGCTGAACCTTTTGTGCCTATATACAGCGCTTTGGGGTATTTATGTGTATTATAAAATGGCAGCCACGGCACCAGGGTGATATGCCGTTGCGGATTTTGAGCTCTCCGCGGTAGCAAAGCTGTTTTGTCTCGGTAATCACGGCGATCTGCAACTGTCCACGGTGGAAATGGCGGGTTTAAGttgcaatttttttaaaatttggaaaTGACATTGTAGTTTTTAGCCCACGTCTTACGATCTAATTTGTAGTTGTAGACTGTATCTAAAGTAGCATTGCCAATAGTATGATGCCAACTCCGAAACCTGTAACTCTGATCAATTTTCGGATCCGGTGATGGTCGATAAAAGGCCAATAGACagctaacaaaaattttattcttcGATTGACATCCCAAAATAAAACTGGATTGAGAGTTCACTTTATTTTGAGGTCGGTGTcactaaattaaaattattttcagTTAAGAAGGTTTCTCATCAtgttaactaattaaaaaaaataaacaataaaaaataccTCGAATAGACTCTCAATTGATTTAAACAAAAATCTTCAATTTCCTTTATGTATAGAGTGCCTTCTTTAAATGGGAAATTTAAAACCTTACTAATAATATTTAGTAAGTCGtgatattgtttttttttatttttgtcttattCTTTTTTCGTCTCAATTAGAATCCCACGTCTCTGTCCATTACATATTTGAACCTTGATACCATTCTTTAAACTTAAATTTTCGTGGTATTCAGCCTTTAAATGTAACATTTTTAGACTTTCACAGACAGATCTAAAGATTGATATAAAATCTGTTTTTAAGAGAAGATTTTATATCAATCTTTAGATCTGTCTGTGAAAGTATAAAAGTGTTACATTTAAGTGGTGAATAGGGAATTTAAGTTTGAAAGATGATATTAAGGTTCAAATATGTAATGGAGACATGGAGTTCTAACTGAGATTAAAAAAAGagcaaaaacataaataaaatagaacaatGTCATGACTTACTAAATATTATTAATAAGATTTCAAATTTCCCATTTAAAGAAGGCACTCTATACATAAAGGAGGCTGAAGATTTATGTTTGAATCAATTGAGAGTATATTCGAggtattttttattgtttattattTTCAATTAGTTAACATGATGAGAAATCTTCTTAACTGAAAATAATTTCAATTTAGTGACAACTCAGAATAAAGTGGGCTCTCGATCCAGTTTTATTTTGGGATGTCAATCGAAGAATAAGGTTTTTGTTAGCTGTCTATTGGCCTTTTATAGACCATCACTGGATCCAGAAATTGATCAGATGATCAGAGTTTCAGGTTTCGGAGTTGGCATCATACTCTTGGCAATGCTAACTACAAATTAGATCGTAAGACGTGGGCTAAAAACTACAATGTCATCAAATTTTGTAGATACACTCTTGGCATCAAGCACGCAAAGTACCACGATAAAAAAAAGGAAGCACCTGGTAATGAAAATTGTAAATATATCACTATATTATATgttaaattttgtaaatagtTTACTATACTATaggttaaattttttatattgattaattttattattcttttgcAGGTGATGTGTCCTGATAAAATTCATGAATTATTTATGGAAAAACGTGTTGATGTTTTAAATGAGAGCATATTGACCACGAGTCAAATTTTTGGAATTCAACCCACCTCTGTTCACGTCGTGAAAAGTTCGTAATCTAAATTTTCAATTTgtacttctcttctttttttttctttttctttttttttgattattttaattattatttttcaggATTGAATCTATATGGAGGTCATTAGCAAATCAAATCGGCCTATAGGATATGTGAAAAAGGTTAGATTCATGTCTACTTGTGTGTTTAGTTTTGCTAATTGATAAGCTACTTCTCCATGATGAATTGAATTCATAAAGACAAGAATGCATTTGTTCACTCCAGTATTCAATGATCTGATTTATTATAATTGCAACATAAAAATATCATCTATATCCGCCTGAAATTATACTACCAAGATTGAGCTTACTGTAGAAAGAATCACTGGATATGGAGTGAAAGGTTAGTGGTcccattttaattataaaatgcaTGGAAACATTTATCCAAGTTGTATCAATGAATGCCTAAGTCTTTCCGTCTCAACTCTACAAATGCGACTAACAGAGTTACTTTTAAGGCTGATGAAATGAAATCTGAAACAAAAGTTGCAATAACATTAACGTAAACCTTGGTGCAATGATGCCGTAATAGCTTTGAAGTGATCAATCTCTCATGGACATAGTATTATTTGACGTTAGAGTAGCCATGATTTTTGTTGTTTTAATTTCTAAATAAACAAAAAGAAGTGACCAACTATTTGAGTTCGtaatttttattgattttgagttttataaatgatgacaaacattgctTTGGGTTGAAAGCCCAATATTGTTTAATGTGTGTTTTATTGTGGCAGGCCTATAACTCCTCTCACTACCAAACAATGAAGCTGGTCTACTCCTTTGGTTAttcaagaaaataaacaaagcccAAGACTAGCATAAGCTTCAGCAACTTAAAGAGCCAAAGCCCCTCCATGTACCACCTTTCAGCAATTACATGGTTATGTATTTGCTAAAAGCAACAAGAGGACAGCTGAACCATGCAAGGATAGGTGTGGCTCTGTGAAAGCAAAAAGAACATAAGGACATCTCCACTATCCCAAGGACATTAGCAGAGCAACGTTCGGCTAGTGGGTGAGCAAAACACAAATTTGCAAATAGCAGTAGGAGCATGGAAATGGAGAAAATGAAAAAGGAGTGCATGCCAAAGAAGAAAGCAAGACAAAGGACCACATAGGTTGTGGACGGGCTCCTCATCCAGCAAGAGTAGTGGAGCATGATGAAGAAGGACTGCTTGCTAGCTGTGACAGCTCTAACGGACAACAAGGACAAGCAAAAGGAAGAAGCAACAATGaaagcaagttgaagacatataaGGAGTTTCACTCCATCAATTTCAAAGCAAGAAAAAGAGAGAACACATGCAGAGCATCATCACAAACATGAAGCTGaaatctttttcttctactcaagCTTAATTTCTGATTTTCTTTGTTATGACTGTCTTATGTCATTTTCTATTTTGAGAAAAGGCTGAACTTGTGAGGTTGAAAAGCCAAGAGAAAAAAGGCAAGAGAGTTGCATAAGAGCCACTGATTTCTGATGTAATTGGGTTGTTGAACTAGGGTTAGTTTCCCTTGCTAAAttgggttagcacttggtgaGTTTTGAATCTGTTAGGATTTTCCTTCCAAGTTGGGAAAGCACTTGGGGTAGCTAAGCTTTGGTGAAGAAAGCTTAGgggtagatactagttgaattagggagtaattcaatagtattggtgAATGTAATCAGTGGATTATAGTGGAAATTTTACCATGGTTTGTGGTGGAGATTGGACGTAGGATTCATTGCACAAAgaatccgaaccaggatacatgctggtctctttctcctcttctctacTCTTTATCTGTTCTGCACACGAGATAAAATGAAATAATCTCCTGCAACTTAAGCTGCTGCTAAAACAGAGTTTAAATTTTAAGGTTTTAAACCAACTTGATTCAACCTTCTCCCGTTCTCAAGTTCAAGTAGAACCATCAATGCAAATGTGCTTGGTGAAGAAGTTGTTGCGAAGGAAAATCTAAGaggatttttaaaagaaaaacctTCGAATTTCTAGTTTGTTCTTGGGAATCTCAACTGGGACAAGTACAAAAAACCAAACTCCAATTAAGATCTGCGGAGTGCCTAGTACTTTAGTGACCTGTTTTGAAGTTTTAATAGCAGTGAACTCCTTTAATTTTTAAGCATATTGTGTTTATTATTTCATGAACAATCGTTTCTGAATTCTAAATTACGAGTTTatatttattgttgttattatttggattagaaattaaattaaaatattaatcaaTCAGTACTCGGGTTGATAATGCTAACATAAAAGCAGCCAATGGATGAATGCTTCTCTGATAGAAAGTTGACAATGGTgattattataggatattataaTTAGAAAAATGATATTGCCACTCCTATTTTTAGTATTGTCATTTCACACATGATGACACGTGATTTTTTTGCATTGTATATTtgtataaatttatataaatcCAAATCCAGCAAAATATATCTTGAATCCGGACGAGGTCTTGAATACCCCTTTGAATATGGTGACTAATTCCAAGCATGGTCTAAGTGAAATCGAGTTTGGCTCTCAATCTGAGtggtcttttctttttgcttatgTTTTATGTACATGACTATGATTTCTTCCGTTATTTATTTAGGTTATTCCAAGGTACATTATATTGAagggaaagaaaaataattacaaatattCATATATTTCAAGTAGCTATTTACCATAAAAGTTTCCTTAGCCAGCGTTGGTTTTATTATCATTTCCTTAATTCTTTTTACTTACAAGATTGCCTGTGTTATTTTGCAAATTAGATCATATAAGATGTGAATCCAAAGTCTGGTGAAAGGAGGAAAATGATTCAGTTGCTGCTGCATAAAAGTTGTCTCTATATATTTTgaaaggtggaaactcaggtgaagatgacttcacgtgaagttgatacctaagagccgttagatgatttgattgatttgactaaattttcatccaacgactctcaggtatcaacttcacgtgaagtcaacttcacctgagtttccaccattTTGAAATGTTAACTATTCAGCTTAATGATACTGAATATAATGGATATTTTAACTTTGGTTTTTATGTATTCATCATATCCGGTAATAAATCTTCAAATAAATCAACATACAATGTAAAATAAGATCAGCAATAATATCTTGATCAATCAAAATTAAGCCATAAATATGTATATACTAAGGTTCAGCCAAATTCTTTTGTTTAGTGGCATATAAAATAAGACATAGATAGACATAACTGGTACAGAAGAAATAAAAGCATTTCCAAAGCACAACATAGCCTATCTTATGATCTATTTATGATATGATCATAACCAAACAAATGCTCCAAAATATGTTTTGGCTGCAATCAACATTATTGCTCATTCAAATCTTAGGAATTATTATCTGAAGAAATCCATCCCTGAAATttcagaaacaaagaaaacaagatTAGAAATATCAGCTTCACTTCACATGTGTCTACTATTGATGAAGAATGTTAACATAGATTCAATCAAACACTAACACTTCTTTTGTAAGTTCAAATGAACTTATGTGATTGTGAGATATTGAGTCTTTATGAATCATGATTGTACTTAGTTTTCTAGCTGAATTGAACTTTGATTTTAGAATACTATTAACTCTGTAATGAACTATGCATCAGTGGCTAGTTTCAAGAGTTATGAATCTTAAATAGTCAACAAATAACAAGTTAAATAACACTTGAGGTTTCACTCACTGGAATTCAGCCGATATATGATCCTTGTTCACGCCGGAAGGGAGTGGCCCGACCGCCTCGCATGGTCCATATAGTATCTCGCGCTTGTGATACGAAGAAAACGAGGCATTTGGAGACCCTGCAATTGTCAAGTAGCTAGTAGAGCTTCTACCTTTGACAGATAACCTGCCACACAGTTCACATAGTAGGTCACAAACTTAACACAATTCATAACCAAGAATGTTAATTATTGTTAACATTTTGATTTTCTACCTACCATTCTTTCTTTCACAATTTTTTATGAAACATATATCATAAGAAATGGTTTAAACACATACATTAACATAATTTGATTTGATTAATGTAGCCAATTCCATCTAGTCAGATAAGACTTACTTTTCGATTCGTATGCATAAATTGGATCACATGGGACTTCAATAGTGACTTGAGTAAAAAGATTATGCAGCATTTTATTAAGCTTTATCCTTTCTTTCAGTTGAGAAGATTATAACAGAAATGGTTACTTACTTTTGATCATCAACCTCCACTCTTATGTCATTGATCCTAACTCCTGGAACTTCAACTGTGATAACATATTTTCCTTTTGATTCCGCGACATCCATCCTCGGAGACCACTCAGTTCCTGCTAAGAAAAAAGTTTATAAATGTAACATGCTTCCATTTTAATAACTTTTGGGTTCAAATCTCTAACATACTAACCATTAATTTCAGAATGTAGTTGGTCTACTCGTCGTAGCGGTTTCCTTGGCCTAGAAAATGAAGGAGGTTCAAGCGTACTAAATTCACCACCCTGCACTGGAGCCAATGGTTGAACCACTGAACTTGAGTAATCCGATTCAGTTCTCACCGGTCTAGCAAAACAAGGTGTACTTTCGGGTCTAGCAAAACATGGCGCTCTCGTGTTAGCAGGACTCTGATCAGATGCAGAACCAAAAGTTTTAGGAGCCGGAGCACCCTGCAAAATTTTTCATATTAATTATGCTACTAAGTTTCTTCTTCTGAAAAAGAATCACATAGAAGGAGTATTTCAGCCAATAAGAAATTTGTTGTTATTACCTCTTCAGCTGAAATCTGCCTCATGAAATAACCATGAGATTCAGACGATTGGCGCGCGAAATACACCTTGTTATCGCATCGCCGGAGCACAGAGTTCAAACTTCAAACTACCACTGCAGTTCTGATGAAAAAGGGAATGAAAATGAATTAACAAAACAAGTTGCATACACATACTAATGATGAAAAAGGTAAATATTATTATATGAGTCATCATACAAAAAATGCTAGAAAACAGAAGCACATGGAAATTCTGAATTAGTATCTTAGTATAGAACTAATTTAATTCCTTGCCCTTTATGAAACACATAGAGATCTGATGTTAAATCCTTTTAAATATGTCTTAGACAAGAGGAGAAAAAATTCTTTGGTTTTATAAAGTTGAAAGTTGCTAGAACTCTATGCTAGGAACTTTTCACATCTTGGATTTCAACATTTACTACTACCTATGAATGCAGATATGCAATGATAATGATGTCAAACTACAGAGTCACAAAGAATTTATGAAAAGCTAGATGCACAATTACATCAATTCATCCAATCTTAAACCCAAAAAGGGAAAATATTATCCAACCTTATATCAATTATGCTATGTGTGAATCTCACCAATTGATTTAAAGAATAAATT includes:
- the LOC107609093 gene encoding uncharacterized protein LOC107609093, yielding HLPPQYPHPAKNPNLRIRIRRTATAHNPLFSLKDSHFPPFHFRAKTHRQTLLSLLSLCRHLCPSSLCRCSSPWVRCRFSAPRRGFVAASPLLPVRRFCFSPPLRFCFSPLAGVVSASLPHIVSRRRCFSSRGVSSLCYNPLRSQVSSSLLQAFNPLRIVLGLITGRHRMEKGLSSITTSSSKEGLPLTPHSNFKTASTDDDLAHILFNIKSSKTSAVINYGASWCRVCSEILPAFHRLSNNFPKLSFVYADIDECPETTQHIRYTPTFQFFRDGEKVDEMYGAGEERLRDRVWLHS
- the LOC107609787 gene encoding heat shock protein 16, whose amino-acid sequence is MRQISAEEGAPAPKTFGSASDQSPANTRAPCFARPESTPCFARPVRTESDYSSSVVQPLAPVQGGEFSTLEPPSFSRPRKPLRRVDQLHSEINGTEWSPRMDVAESKGKYVITVEVPGVRINDIRVEVDDQKLSVKGRSSTSYLTIAGSPNASFSSYHKREILYGPCEAVGPLPSGVNKDHISAEFQDGFLQIIIPKI